From the Macaca nemestrina isolate mMacNem1 chromosome 7, mMacNem.hap1, whole genome shotgun sequence genome, one window contains:
- the LOC105499220 gene encoding olfactory receptor 4L1: MDLKNGSLVTEFILQGFSGQWELQIFFFVTFSLIYGATVAGNILIMVTVTCSSTLHSPMYFLLGNLSFLDMCLSTATTPKMIIDLLTEHKTISVWGCMTQMFFMHFFGGTEMTLLIIMAFDRYVAICKPLHYRTLMRHRLLHGFVTLSWIIGFMHTMSQIVLTVNLPFCGHNVINNIFCDLPLVIKLACIETYTLELFVIADSGLLSFTCFILLLVSYIVILVSVSKKSSVGLSKALSTLSAHIIVVTLFFGPCIFIYAWPFSSLASNKTLAVFYTVITPLLNPIIYTLRNKKMQEAMRKLRFQYVSSA, from the coding sequence ATGGATCTTAAAAATGGATCTCTGGTGACCGAGTTTATTTTACAAGGATTTTCTGGACAATGGGAACTacaaattttcttctttgtgacATTTTCCTTAATCTACGGTGCTACTGTGGCGGGAAACATTCTCATTATGGTCACAGTGACATGTAGTTCGACCCTTCATTCTCCCATGTACTTTCTCCTTGGAAATCTCTCTTTTTTGGACATGTGTCTTTCCACTGCCACGACACCCAAGATGATCATAGATTTGCTCACTGAACACAAGACCATCTCTGTGTGGGGCTGCATGACCCAAATGTTCTTTATGCACTTCTTTGGGGGTACTGAGATGACTCTTCTGATAATCATGGCCTTTGACAGGTATGTAGCCATATGTAAACCCCTGCACTATAGGACACTCATGAGACACAGGCTGCTACATGGGTTTGTGACACTTTCATGGATAATTGGTTTCATGCATACCATGAGCCAGATAGTTTTAACAGTGAACTTGCCTTTCTGTGGTCACAATGTCATAAACAACATATTTTGTGATCTTCCCCTTGTGATCAAGCTTGCTTGCATTGAAACATATACCCTGGAATTATTTGTCATTGCTGACAGTGGGCTGCTCTCTTTTACTTGTTTCATCCTCTTGCTTGTTTCTTACATTGTCATCCTGGTCAGTGTATCAAAAAAATCATCAGTTGGGCTCTCCAAGGCACTGTCCACATTGTCTGCCCACATCATTGTGGTCACTCTGTTCTTTGGACCTTGTATTTTTATCTATGCTTGGCCATTCAGTAGTTTGGCAAGCAATAAAACTCTAGCTGTATTTTATACAGTTATCACACCCTTACTGAATCCGATTATTTACACcctgagaaataagaaaatgcaagAGGCCATGAGAAAATTGCGGTTCCAATATGTTAGTTCTGCATAG